From the genome of Bradyrhizobium sp. SZCCHNS1050, one region includes:
- a CDS encoding serine hydrolase: MSTDPSPSNADLSNWRTAPFSRWAFHNIRAILPVADIESAPGSAWTLPSSLVSFDDFSVRLPKGGTLDLDGFLKATATDGLLILQDGRIVFEMYDGGTDRDTPHILMSATKSIAGLMAGILAGRGEIDVDAEVTRYVPEVAATAYRGATIRQLLDMRAGVVFDGAGLQAYADAAGWEPVAPGTTPNLHDFFATMRAQAAPHGGAFSYVSSNTDLLGWAIERATGRSFASLAGSLLWKPMGASGEAFITLDRNGAPRCTGGFCATLRDVARLGQLVLSGGRRGSHTIIPEGWIDDIRHNGDVQAWRDGQWRDSFAPISRNMHYRSGWYVTNDAPQLMFAMGIHGQNLFVDAANGIVIAKVSSWAQPVDGQAIWLTHQAVAEFTRCLKGTG, from the coding sequence ATGTCGACCGATCCCTCTCCCTCCAACGCCGATCTCTCCAACTGGCGCACTGCGCCGTTCAGCCGCTGGGCCTTTCACAACATCCGCGCGATCCTGCCGGTCGCCGACATCGAGAGCGCGCCGGGCAGCGCCTGGACGCTGCCGTCGAGCCTCGTGTCGTTCGACGATTTCAGCGTGCGGCTGCCCAAGGGCGGCACGCTCGATCTCGACGGTTTCCTGAAGGCGACGGCGACCGACGGGCTCCTGATCCTGCAGGACGGCCGCATCGTCTTCGAAATGTATGACGGCGGCACCGACCGCGACACGCCGCACATCCTGATGTCGGCGACCAAGTCGATCGCCGGCCTCATGGCCGGCATCCTGGCCGGCCGCGGCGAGATCGATGTCGACGCCGAGGTCACGCGCTATGTGCCGGAAGTGGCCGCCACGGCCTATCGCGGCGCCACGATCCGGCAGCTGCTCGACATGCGTGCGGGCGTCGTGTTCGATGGTGCCGGCCTGCAGGCCTATGCCGACGCCGCGGGCTGGGAGCCGGTCGCGCCGGGCACGACGCCAAACCTGCACGATTTCTTTGCGACGATGCGCGCTCAGGCGGCGCCGCATGGCGGCGCCTTCAGCTACGTCTCGTCCAACACCGATCTGCTGGGATGGGCGATCGAGCGCGCCACCGGCCGCAGCTTCGCGAGCCTCGCCGGCAGCCTGCTGTGGAAGCCGATGGGGGCGAGCGGCGAGGCCTTCATCACCCTCGACCGCAACGGCGCGCCGCGCTGCACCGGCGGCTTCTGCGCCACCTTGCGCGACGTCGCCCGGCTCGGCCAGCTCGTGCTGTCAGGCGGGCGGCGGGGCTCTCACACGATCATTCCCGAAGGTTGGATCGACGACATCAGGCACAATGGCGATGTGCAGGCCTGGCGCGACGGCCAATGGCGCGACAGTTTTGCCCCGATCAGCCGCAACATGCACTATCGCAGCGGCTGGTACGTCACAAACGACGCGCCGCAGCTGATGTTCGCGATGGGCATTCACGGCCAGAACCTGTTCGTCGATGCCGCCAACGGCATCGTGATCGCCAAGGTCTCGTCATGGGCGCAGCCGGTCGACGGGCAGGCGATCTGGCTCACACATCAGGCGGTGGCGGAATTCACGCGCTGTCTCAAGGGGACCGGCTGA
- a CDS encoding NADPH-dependent FMN reductase, which produces MPAPYSIVALVGSLRKESFTLKIANALAKLAPASLKIDVTTLNGLSFFNQDLEANPPADWLALREKLKASNGVLILTPEYNRSIPGVLKNAIDVASRPYGQSSFLGKPVGLISNSPGPLGGVAAAKHLQNIMPGISGPVMGQPEIYLNGVGDAFDAQGELVKDSLKTVLQQYLDAFAAFVAKQNG; this is translated from the coding sequence ATGCCCGCACCTTATTCGATCGTCGCCCTCGTCGGCAGTCTCCGCAAGGAGAGCTTCACCCTGAAGATCGCCAATGCGCTCGCCAAGCTGGCGCCGGCCAGCCTGAAGATCGACGTGACCACGCTCAACGGCCTGTCGTTCTTCAACCAGGATCTCGAAGCCAATCCGCCGGCCGACTGGCTCGCCCTGCGGGAGAAGCTGAAGGCCTCGAACGGCGTGCTGATCCTGACGCCGGAATACAACCGCTCGATTCCCGGCGTGCTCAAGAATGCGATCGACGTCGCCTCGCGTCCCTATGGGCAGAGTTCGTTCCTGGGCAAGCCGGTCGGCCTCATCTCCAATTCGCCGGGCCCGCTCGGTGGCGTGGCGGCGGCCAAGCATCTGCAGAACATCATGCCTGGCATCTCGGGCCCGGTCATGGGGCAGCCGGAAATCTACCTGAATGGCGTCGGCGACGCCTTCGACGCCCAGGGCGAGCTGGTCAAGGATTCGCTCAAGACGGTGTTGCAGCAATATCTGGATGCATTCGCCGCATTCGTGGCCAAGCAGAACGGCTGA
- a CDS encoding aldolase, whose translation MAHSFTPASSSRPGPNQPDLDSEAVWRARIDLAACFRMAARHGFEEGICNHFSALVPGYDDLFIVNPYGYAFRELTASKLLVCDFDGNVIAGDGRPEATAFYIHARIHKALPRAKVAFHTHMPYATALSMTEGDPLIFAGQTALKFYGRTAVDANYNGLALDAREGDRIAGAVGDADIVFMKHHGVMVLAPTIAEAWDDLYYLERACQVQCLALSTGRKVVPVAPEIAEAAYRQMREGDAESARLHLEAIKRTLDAEEPVYRS comes from the coding sequence ATGGCCCATTCGTTCACACCCGCGTCGTCGTCGAGGCCCGGCCCGAACCAGCCGGATCTCGACTCGGAGGCCGTCTGGCGGGCGCGGATCGACCTTGCGGCCTGTTTCCGGATGGCGGCGCGGCACGGGTTCGAAGAGGGCATCTGCAACCACTTCTCGGCGCTGGTCCCCGGCTATGACGACCTCTTCATCGTCAATCCCTACGGCTATGCGTTCCGCGAACTGACGGCCTCGAAGCTCCTGGTGTGCGACTTCGACGGCAACGTCATTGCCGGCGACGGCCGCCCGGAGGCGACCGCCTTCTACATCCACGCCCGTATCCACAAGGCGCTGCCGCGCGCCAAGGTCGCGTTCCACACCCACATGCCCTACGCCACCGCGCTGTCGATGACCGAAGGCGACCCGCTGATCTTCGCCGGGCAGACGGCGCTGAAATTCTATGGGCGAACCGCGGTCGACGCGAACTACAACGGGCTGGCGCTCGACGCGCGGGAGGGGGATCGCATCGCCGGGGCTGTCGGTGATGCCGACATCGTCTTCATGAAGCATCATGGCGTCATGGTTCTGGCGCCGACCATCGCCGAGGCCTGGGACGATCTCTATTACCTCGAGCGCGCCTGCCAGGTGCAGTGCCTGGCGCTGTCGACCGGCCGCAAGGTGGTGCCGGTCGCGCCCGAGATCGCCGAGGCCGCCTATCGCCAGATGCGGGAGGGGGATGCGGAATCGGCCCGGCTGCATCTCGAGGCGATCAAGCGGACGCTCGACGCCGAGGAGCCGGTCTACCGGAGCTGA
- a CDS encoding GNAT family N-acetyltransferase: protein MSRLDLSAEQRAALDRPVWSALTTGHRALAQGAAHARRYPAAIAPFAAMSDDGDAAWSELADLAKEDVVAIVTPAPPGDVRGLGVRLRASVRQMVAVGVVDPVGDAAVEVLDQRDIPAMLELTARTKPGPFLARTHELGCYIGIRDGERLAAMAGERMRLDGFTEISAVCVHPDYRGRGYAQRLVTALMTAVRGRGETPFLHVIEDNHAAIALYERLGFVSRATLCFTVLRQSVS from the coding sequence ATGTCCAGATTGGACCTTTCTGCCGAGCAGCGCGCCGCGCTGGATCGCCCCGTCTGGTCGGCCCTGACCACCGGGCACCGGGCGCTTGCGCAGGGCGCCGCGCATGCTCGTCGCTATCCGGCGGCGATTGCGCCATTTGCCGCCATGTCGGACGACGGCGATGCCGCGTGGTCTGAGCTCGCCGACCTTGCCAAAGAGGATGTGGTTGCGATCGTGACCCCGGCACCCCCGGGCGATGTGCGCGGCCTTGGCGTCCGGCTCAGAGCCAGCGTCCGCCAGATGGTTGCCGTCGGGGTGGTCGACCCCGTGGGGGATGCGGCGGTCGAGGTGCTGGACCAGCGCGACATCCCGGCGATGCTGGAGCTGACTGCACGGACCAAGCCCGGTCCGTTCCTGGCCAGGACTCACGAGCTGGGCTGCTACATCGGCATTCGCGACGGGGAGCGACTGGCCGCCATGGCCGGGGAGCGCATGCGCCTCGACGGGTTCACGGAAATCAGCGCGGTCTGTGTCCATCCGGACTATCGCGGCCGTGGCTATGCCCAGAGGCTCGTAACAGCCCTGATGACGGCCGTCCGGGGCAGGGGCGAGACGCCGTTTCTCCACGTCATAGAGGACAATCATGCCGCGATCGCGCTGTATGAGCGTCTCGGCTTCGTGTCGCGAGCCACCTTGTGTTTCACGGTGCTTCGGCAATCCGTCAGCTAG
- a CDS encoding septum formation initiator family protein translates to MVSRARLKSFLTGLALYTMAAAIIGYFGINAYTGRYGLTARQELDQEIIALTSELARLKQERAEGEKRVSLLRSDRVDPDMLDERARFQLGYANPRDLIRINRPQ, encoded by the coding sequence ATGGTCTCCCGCGCGCGGCTCAAATCGTTCCTGACCGGGCTCGCCCTCTACACGATGGCGGCCGCCATCATCGGCTATTTCGGCATCAACGCCTATACCGGCCGCTACGGCCTGACCGCGCGTCAGGAGCTCGACCAGGAGATCATTGCGCTCACCTCCGAGCTCGCCCGGCTGAAGCAGGAGCGGGCGGAGGGTGAGAAGCGCGTGTCGCTGCTGCGCTCCGACCGGGTCGATCCCGACATGCTCGATGAGCGCGCCCGCTTCCAGCTCGGCTACGCCAACCCGCGTGATCTGATCCGGATCAATCGGCCGCAGTGA
- the pdhA gene encoding pyruvate dehydrogenase (acetyl-transferring) E1 component subunit alpha: MAAPKKTAAKEQGQDRDNGPPPEFTREQELAALRDMLLIRRFEEKAGQLYGMGAIGGFCHLYIGQEAVVVGMQMALKPGDQVITGYRDHGHMLATGMDAKGVMAELTGRRGGYSKGKGGSMHMFSMEKNFFGGHGIVGAQVSLGTGLALANRYRGNDSVSVAYFGDGAANQGQVYESFNMAELWKLPVIYVIENNRYAMGTAVSRASAQTDFSKRGISFNIPGEQVDGMDVRAVKAAGEKAVAWCREGKGPYILEMQTYRYRGHSMSDPAKYRTREEVEKVRHDQDPIEQVRNRLLAAKVSEQDLKTIDADVRKIVNEAADFAQADPEPDVAELYTDVYR; the protein is encoded by the coding sequence ATGGCCGCACCCAAGAAAACCGCCGCAAAGGAACAAGGGCAGGACAGAGACAACGGCCCGCCGCCGGAATTCACCAGAGAACAGGAATTGGCTGCGCTCCGCGACATGCTGCTGATCCGCCGCTTTGAGGAAAAGGCCGGTCAGCTTTATGGCATGGGTGCGATCGGCGGCTTCTGCCATCTTTACATCGGCCAGGAAGCCGTCGTGGTCGGCATGCAGATGGCGCTGAAGCCGGGCGATCAGGTCATCACCGGCTATCGCGATCACGGCCACATGCTGGCCACCGGCATGGACGCCAAGGGCGTGATGGCCGAGCTCACCGGGCGCCGCGGTGGATACTCCAAGGGCAAGGGCGGCTCCATGCACATGTTCAGCATGGAGAAGAACTTCTTCGGCGGCCACGGCATCGTCGGCGCCCAGGTCTCGCTCGGCACCGGCCTTGCGCTCGCCAACCGCTACCGCGGCAACGACTCGGTCAGCGTCGCCTATTTCGGCGACGGCGCGGCCAACCAGGGGCAGGTCTATGAGAGCTTCAACATGGCGGAGCTCTGGAAGCTGCCGGTGATCTACGTCATCGAGAACAACCGCTATGCGATGGGTACGGCGGTGTCGCGCGCCTCGGCGCAGACCGACTTCTCCAAGCGCGGTATCTCCTTCAACATCCCGGGCGAGCAGGTCGATGGCATGGACGTCCGCGCCGTGAAGGCTGCGGGCGAGAAGGCCGTTGCCTGGTGCCGCGAGGGCAAGGGCCCTTACATTTTGGAAATGCAGACCTACCGCTATCGCGGCCACTCGATGTCGGACCCGGCCAAGTACCGCACCCGCGAGGAGGTCGAGAAGGTCCGTCACGACCAGGATCCGATCGAGCAGGTGCGCAACCGCCTGCTGGCGGCCAAGGTCAGCGAGCAGGATCTCAAGACGATCGATGCCGACGTGCGCAAGATCGTCAACGAGGCCGCCGATTTCGCGCAGGCCGATCCCGAGCCCGATGTCGCCGAGCTCTACACCGACGTTTACCGCTGA